Proteins encoded together in one Anoxybacillus flavithermus window:
- a CDS encoding GntR family transcriptional regulator, whose translation MSVKTDHRHLYLQVIDRIKKDIEQGVYKEKEKLPSEFELAKQLGVSRSTLREALRVLEEENVIIRRHGVGTFVSSRPMFTSGIEQLSSVTEMIRQAGRKPGTIFLSSSIQKPTEDDIKRFQCDKEEDLLIVERVRTANNEPVVYCIDKVPCKYLPKGIAYENESLLEILHNEANRYIAYAVTHIEPLGYHEKVSPILQCEPETALLVLKQMHFDENDEPILYSIDYFESDKFSFHVLRKRV comes from the coding sequence ATGTCTGTTAAAACAGATCATCGACATTTATATTTACAAGTCATTGATCGGATTAAAAAAGATATTGAACAAGGGGTATACAAGGAAAAAGAAAAACTCCCTTCGGAATTTGAATTAGCCAAGCAGTTAGGAGTTAGCCGCTCGACGTTGCGTGAAGCTTTGCGAGTGTTAGAGGAAGAAAACGTCATCATCCGCCGCCATGGCGTTGGAACATTCGTTAGTTCCCGCCCGATGTTCACCTCTGGCATTGAGCAGCTAAGTAGCGTGACGGAGATGATTCGCCAAGCCGGACGCAAACCGGGAACGATTTTTTTATCTTCTTCTATTCAGAAACCGACTGAAGATGATATAAAGCGCTTTCAATGTGATAAAGAGGAAGATTTACTTATTGTTGAGCGGGTGCGAACTGCAAATAATGAACCGGTCGTTTATTGTATCGATAAAGTTCCTTGTAAATATTTACCTAAAGGGATTGCTTATGAAAATGAGTCATTATTAGAGATATTACATAATGAAGCGAATCGATACATCGCCTATGCGGTTACCCACATTGAGCCGCTCGGCTACCATGAAAAGGTGTCGCCTATTTTGCAATGTGAGCCAGAAACAGCGCTTTTAGTTTTAAAGCAAATGCATTTTGATGAAAATGACGAGCCGATTTTGTACTCAATTGACTACTTTGAATCAGATAAGTTTAGCTTTCACGTGTTGCGAAAACGCGTGTAG